One Panicum virgatum strain AP13 chromosome 9K, P.virgatum_v5, whole genome shotgun sequence genomic region harbors:
- the LOC120647808 gene encoding putative ripening-related protein 7 codes for MANAKSLAAVLVLAVLALLQLMVCARHSPAVSAHTPAVMTLNGFERGGSGGGAAECDGHFHSDGERIVALSSGWLRLDGTRRCNRRIRITSRGGRSVVAKVVDECDSSRGCGDNIVDSSAAVWKALGLDTDVGRVPVTWSDA; via the coding sequence ATGGCGAACGCCAAGTCTCTCGCCGCAGTGCTAGTGCTGGCCGTCCTCGCCCTGCTGCAGCTGATGGTCTGCGCCCGCCACTCGCCGGCCGTGTCGGCGCACACCCCGGCCGTGATGACGTTGAACGGGTTCGAGCgcgggggcagcggcggcggggcggcggagtGCGACGGCCACTTCCACAGCGACGGCGAGAGGATCGTGGCGCTGTCCAGCGGGTGGCTCCGGCTGGACGGCACGCGGCGGTGCAACCGGAGGATCCGCATCACGAGCCGCGGCGGGCGCTCCGTGGTGGCCAAGGTCGTGGACGAGTGTGACTCCTCGCGCGGCTGCGGCGACAACATCGTCGACTCGTCGGCGGCCGTGTGGAAGGCGCTCGGGCTCGACACCGACGTCGGCAGGGTCCCCGTCACGTGGTCCGATGCCTGA